Proteins co-encoded in one Leptospira levettii genomic window:
- a CDS encoding S41 family peptidase — translation MKFSERFLWISVTLSLLGLVFFLSIEKVKAISSDGEKYLQILHEVVAYIENDFVEPQEEKKIYIGAIQGALHSLGDPHTRFIDVDEFKELQNETKGSFGGIGVELNYQENAFVIVAPIEGTPAWKAGLLPQDKIIEINGKPVKSLSQAESFAMMRGEVGTSISMKIERKGLKEPFVVNLVRELIQIRFLRSFYLPEKETGYIKLVQFMGKDTGKEFATAVKNLKDSGAKKLVIDLRMNPGGLLDLAIDLADLFLPPNSDIVSVKGRGGVLIKSFKSEDRDLKFLDLPVAILVNGGSASASEILAGALKDNKRALIVGTQSFGKGSVQSIIPLSFGAGVAITIQKYYTPSGISIHGKGITPDHVINPVSANEDEKYALEKLFKKNLIRPFLESHSEFNESSITDFKDILKKENLKISDSVIRIFLFNEMRMGSSQSKPRLDLDIQLSEAINLLK, via the coding sequence GTGAAATTTTCAGAACGTTTTTTATGGATAAGTGTCACCTTGTCCCTGTTAGGATTAGTTTTTTTCCTAAGCATTGAAAAAGTTAAAGCTATCTCCTCTGATGGGGAAAAATACTTACAAATATTACATGAAGTTGTCGCTTATATCGAAAACGACTTTGTTGAACCCCAAGAAGAGAAAAAAATATACATTGGAGCAATCCAAGGTGCCTTACATAGTTTAGGTGACCCACATACTCGGTTCATCGATGTGGATGAATTTAAAGAACTACAAAACGAAACCAAGGGGAGTTTTGGTGGCATAGGTGTAGAACTCAACTACCAAGAAAATGCATTTGTCATTGTAGCACCGATTGAAGGAACTCCTGCTTGGAAAGCAGGTCTATTACCACAGGACAAAATCATCGAAATCAATGGGAAACCAGTCAAATCATTATCCCAGGCAGAATCCTTTGCCATGATGCGTGGCGAAGTGGGCACTTCTATTTCCATGAAAATTGAAAGGAAGGGATTAAAAGAACCTTTTGTTGTCAATTTAGTAAGAGAACTCATTCAAATTCGATTTTTACGTTCCTTTTACCTTCCTGAAAAAGAAACCGGTTACATCAAACTAGTTCAGTTCATGGGCAAAGATACAGGTAAAGAGTTTGCAACTGCTGTTAAAAACTTAAAAGACTCAGGTGCCAAAAAACTTGTGATCGACTTGCGAATGAATCCAGGAGGACTCCTTGATCTAGCAATTGATTTAGCCGATTTATTCCTTCCTCCCAATTCAGATATAGTTTCTGTAAAAGGAAGAGGCGGAGTTCTCATTAAAAGTTTTAAGTCAGAAGATCGTGATTTAAAATTCTTGGATTTACCTGTTGCCATCTTGGTCAATGGTGGGTCTGCGAGTGCATCCGAAATTTTAGCTGGAGCTTTAAAGGACAACAAACGGGCGTTAATTGTTGGGACTCAGAGTTTTGGAAAAGGAAGTGTTCAGTCCATCATTCCTCTATCCTTTGGTGCTGGTGTAGCAATCACCATTCAAAAATATTATACACCATCTGGGATATCCATCCATGGAAAAGGAATCACTCCTGACCATGTTATCAATCCAGTTTCTGCTAATGAAGACGAAAAGTATGCATTGGAAAAACTATTTAAGAAAAACTTAATTCGGCCTTTTTTAGAATCTCATTCTGAATTTAATGAATCATCGATTACAGATTTTAAGGATATCCTAAAAAAAGAGAATTTGAAGATTTCTGATTCTGTGATTCGTATTTTTTTATTCAATGAAATGAGAATGGGTTCTTCCCAATCCAAACCAAGACTCGATTTGGACATCCAATTATCAGAAGCAATTAACCTATTGAAATAA
- a CDS encoding LA_1448 family UV-C exposure upregulated protein: MSKHLFSLACITLSLFLVSCAPKKQEINAYDLKRVLERFAQNRIQTGLMADTKRPTPSDVQLFEEACDVYRLSIPEAKEMLKKENKALYESIYGNE, encoded by the coding sequence ATGTCGAAACATCTCTTCTCACTCGCCTGTATCACACTCTCCCTTTTCCTTGTCAGTTGTGCTCCCAAAAAACAAGAAATCAATGCTTATGATTTAAAACGTGTTTTGGAACGATTTGCTCAAAACCGAATCCAAACGGGGCTGATGGCAGATACTAAACGACCAACTCCATCAGATGTACAACTATTTGAAGAAGCATGTGATGTGTATCGTTTGTCGATTCCAGAGGCAAAAGAAATGTTAAAAAAAGAGAATAAGGCATTATACGAGTCAATTTATGGAAATGAATAA
- the lexA gene encoding transcriptional repressor LexA, translating into MKDLTEKQESVLQYISDTVREKGFPPTIREIGDQFGITAKGAYDHLKAIEKKGYIRTSKNQSRAIELLKGNADEALLVRASGIPLLGQVAAGNPILAEENIEEYIAVPDDLATKPGTFALKVKGDSMVEAGISDGDIAIIQKKDTARNGEIVVAMIDNEATLKVFYKEPDMIRLEPRNAKLKPIRTKKATIIGKLIGLYRIY; encoded by the coding sequence ATGAAAGACCTCACGGAAAAACAAGAATCTGTTTTGCAATACATCTCGGACACGGTCCGAGAAAAGGGATTTCCCCCTACCATCCGTGAGATTGGTGACCAATTTGGAATCACTGCCAAAGGTGCTTACGACCACCTAAAAGCGATTGAAAAAAAAGGTTATATCCGCACTTCCAAAAACCAAAGCCGTGCCATCGAACTTCTCAAAGGGAATGCGGACGAAGCACTTCTCGTTCGTGCTTCTGGGATCCCACTCCTTGGCCAAGTGGCAGCAGGAAATCCCATCCTTGCGGAAGAAAATATTGAAGAATACATTGCCGTTCCAGATGATTTGGCAACAAAACCCGGAACATTTGCCTTAAAGGTAAAAGGTGATTCTATGGTGGAAGCAGGGATCAGTGATGGGGATATCGCCATCATCCAAAAAAAAGATACGGCACGGAATGGTGAAATTGTCGTAGCGATGATCGATAATGAAGCCACTCTCAAGGTGTTTTACAAAGAACCAGACATGATCCGTCTGGAACCTCGGAACGCAAAACTCAAACCCATTCGCACAAAGAAAGCAACGATAATTGGAAAACTCATTGGTCTCTATCGTATTTACTGA
- a CDS encoding efflux RND transporter periplasmic adaptor subunit, with translation MQNELNLKKIRNISILVLLGSVLYFGYTKFFGSGKKTEALTEDKSKFIISNEIQKNHPFSVVYLQERALEEELQLPGTVSYDMNNVAKVGSRVNGRIVQVFVKEGEYVKKSTALASIQSVDLGTTEANYLKARARLEALKVQADRAKDLYERKVTSAKEYEMSLMDYKSVKAEMETSRNALENLGLNETEIANLEAGKYNSKNLYIRTPISGTVTEREAIIGQAVNARDNLFTVADLSVLWINLEVYEKDLASIRVGNEAKVIPIGSKDESLKAVVSHVGDVIDPVKKTAEIRLEVRNSKGRLRPGQSVTATVVGAMVTSSVNKAKVIPSNCIHKIEGENFIFVRNPDGSFSAKKIGIGKTYDNWVEVTDGVGSGEAIVEEGSFVLKSEYLKL, from the coding sequence ATGCAAAATGAATTGAATTTAAAAAAAATTAGAAATATCAGTATTCTCGTTCTACTTGGAAGTGTTTTGTATTTTGGTTATACAAAGTTCTTTGGATCTGGAAAAAAAACAGAAGCTCTCACCGAGGATAAATCCAAATTTATCATTTCCAATGAAATCCAAAAAAACCATCCATTTTCTGTGGTTTATTTACAGGAAAGAGCATTAGAAGAAGAATTACAACTTCCAGGAACAGTATCGTATGACATGAATAATGTGGCAAAAGTTGGTTCTCGTGTGAATGGCCGAATCGTTCAAGTTTTTGTGAAAGAAGGTGAATACGTAAAAAAAAGTACTGCACTTGCTTCCATCCAATCTGTTGATTTAGGAACAACAGAAGCTAATTACTTGAAAGCTCGCGCAAGACTTGAAGCATTAAAAGTTCAAGCTGATCGTGCAAAAGATTTGTATGAACGAAAAGTAACATCTGCCAAAGAATATGAAATGTCTCTTATGGATTATAAATCCGTGAAGGCAGAGATGGAGACATCGAGGAATGCCTTAGAAAACCTTGGTCTCAATGAAACTGAAATCGCAAATTTAGAGGCTGGAAAATACAATTCTAAAAATTTATATATACGAACTCCCATCTCAGGCACAGTCACAGAAAGGGAAGCGATCATTGGACAAGCAGTCAATGCACGTGATAATTTATTCACTGTTGCCGATTTATCAGTGTTATGGATTAATCTAGAGGTGTATGAAAAGGATTTGGCTTCGATTCGTGTGGGAAATGAAGCAAAAGTCATTCCCATTGGCTCTAAAGATGAATCATTAAAAGCCGTTGTCTCTCATGTGGGTGACGTAATTGACCCTGTGAAAAAAACAGCAGAGATACGGTTGGAAGTTCGCAACTCAAAAGGTAGATTACGCCCTGGCCAAAGTGTCACAGCGACTGTCGTTGGCGCAATGGTCACATCATCGGTTAACAAAGCAAAGGTGATTCCATCTAATTGTATTCATAAAATCGAAGGGGAAAATTTTATTTTTGTCAGAAATCCGGATGGCTCTTTTTCTGCGAAAAAAATTGGTATCGGAAAAACGTATGACAATTGGGTAGAAGTGACAGATGGTGTTGGATCGGGAGAAGCCATCGTGGAAGAGGGGAGTTTTGTCTTAAAAAGTGAATATTTGAAACTCTAA